A genomic window from Papaver somniferum cultivar HN1 unplaced genomic scaffold, ASM357369v1 unplaced-scaffold_15, whole genome shotgun sequence includes:
- the LOC113335568 gene encoding probable peroxygenase 4: protein MAVSSEPLVINNQSVLQKHASFFDRNKDGVIYPWETFQGCRALGLGIGISTLAAVFINLGLSGKTRPGKYLNLLFPVEIQNITKAKRKGDTGVYDAEGNFDPAKFEEIFLKHSQSGNALTLDEMLGLLKPKTSLKDYPGYYGGWLGWKSLHAVCKDKNGLVQKETLRAFYTGGLFKKIEQERAARK from the coding sequence ATGGCTGTTTCTTCAGAACCTCTTGTTATTAATAATCAGAGTGTTCTTCAGAAGCATGCATCATTCTTCGATAGGAACAAAGACGGTGTCATATATCCATGGGAAACATTTCAAGGATGCCGTGCACTTGGATTGGGTATAGGTATATCAACTCTTGCTGCTGTTTTTATAAATTTGGGTCTCAGTGGAAAAACCCGTCCTGGTAAATATCTTAATCTCCTTTTCCCGGTTGAGATACAAAACATTACGAAAGCTAAGCGGAAGGGCGACACCGGTGTTTATGACGCTGAAGGAAATTTCGACCCTGCAAAGTTCGAAGAAATTTTTCTCAAGCATTCACAGTCAGGAAATGCTTTAACACTCGATGAGATGTTGGGTTTGCTGAAACCCAAAACATCTCTTAAAGACTATCCTGGATATTATGGAGGCTGGTTAGGATGGAAAAGTCTACATGCCGTTTGCAAGGACAAGAATGGGTTAGTGCAGAAGGAAACTCTTCGAGCTTTTTACACCGGTGGCCTCTTTAAGAAGATAGAGCAGGAGAGAGCAGCTCGCAAATAA
- the LOC113335569 gene encoding probable peroxygenase 4: MDEPLMNYNRSTVLQNHVGFFDRNKDGLVYPWETFQGCRAIGLGIGMSAALAVVLNVGLSGKTRPGKFPNLLFPIEVKNIIGAKRKEDTGVYDAEGNFDAAKFEEIFVKHSKMEKSLFD; encoded by the exons ATGGATGAACCCCTTATGAATTACAATCGGAGTACTGTTCTTCAGAATCATGTAGGATTCTTTGACAGAAACAAAGATGGGCTTGTATATCCATGGGAAACATTTCAAGGATGTCGTGCAATTGGATTGGGTATAGGAATGTCCGCTGCTCTTGCTGTGGTTCTCAATGTAGGTCTCAGTGGGAAAACTCGTCCAGGTAAATTTCCTAATCTCCTTTTCCCAATTGAGGTAAAAAACATTATAGGAGCTAAGCGTAAGGAGGACACCGGTGTTTATGACGCTGAAGGAAACTTCGACGCTGCgaaatttgaagaaatttttgtCAAGCATTCGAA GATGGAAAAATCTCTATTTGATTAG
- the LOC113335570 gene encoding codeine O-demethylase-like: MDTQKQVNFGSSLLVPSVLELAKQSPAEVPDRYIRSDHDSLTTLSGVSMTDQTIPVIDLQSLLSPEPIIGELELERLHSACKEWGFFQVVNHGVDILLVDKVKSEIESFFNLPMDEKKKFWQVEGDLEGFGQAFVHSEDQKLDWADVFFILTQPQRMRKPKLFVKLPLPLRKTIESYSLETNKLSMTLLELMGKALQIENGVMAELFEGGRQTMRMTYYPPCPQPKHVIGLTTHSDAGGVTILLQLNAVDGLQIRKEKLWVPVKPLPNAFVVNIGDILEIMSNGIYRSTELRATVNLTKERLSVAAFLSPKKGTKIGPILSMLTPETPALFRTSDYEDYFQKHFSHKLDGKLFLNSMRIGESDEGSKIIEVFPSALAHPCPC; encoded by the exons ATGGACACCCAAAAACAAGTAAACTTCGGTAGTTCTTTGTTAGTACCTAGTGTTCTGGAATTGGCCAAACAATCGCCTGCAGAAGTCCCAGATCGATACATACGCAGCGATCATGACTCGTTGACTACCCTCTCTGGTGTATCTATGACAGATCAAACTATACCTGTTATCGATTTGCAGAGTCTACTATCTCCAGAACCCATCATTGGTGAGTTAGAATTAGAGAGGCTTCACTCTGCTTGCAAAGAATGGGGTTTCTTTCAG GTGGTAAACCATGGAGTTGACATTTTATTGGTGGACAAAGTGAAATCAGAAATTGAAAGTTTTTTCAATCTTCCAATGGATGAGAAAAAGAAATTTTGGCAGGTGGAAGGAGATTTGGAAGGATTTGGACAAGCCTTTGTTCATTCAGAAGACCAAAAACTTGATTGGGCAGATGTGTTTTTCATTCTCACTCAACCCCAACGTATGAGGAAGCCTAAGCTGTTCGTCAAACTCCCTCTACCTCTCAG GAAGACTATTGAATCTTATTCATTAGAGACGAATAAACTAAGCATGACCCTCCTTGAGTTGATGGGAAAGGCTCTACAAATAGAGAATGGGGTCATGGCAGAGTTGTTTGAAGGCGGGAGACAAACAATGAGGATGACTTATTATCCTCCTTGTCCTCAGCCCAAGCATGTAATCGGCTTAACAACACATTCAGATGCTGGCGGTGTGACGATCCTCCTTCAACTCAACGCAGTGGATGGATTACAAATTAGAAAAGAAAAGTTATGGGTTCCTGTTAAACCTCTACCTAATGCCTTTGTAGTGAACATTGGGGATATTTTGGAG ATAATGAGTAATGGGATTTACCGTAGCACAGAACTCCGAGCAACAGTAAACTTAACAAAGGAGAGGCTATCAGTTGCAGCATTTCTTAGCCCTAAAAAAGGTACGAAAATAGGTCCGATTCTTAGCATGCTCACACCAGAGACACCTGCCTTGTTCAGAACATCTGATTATGAGGATTATTTTCAGAAGCACTTTTCTCATAAACTCGATGGGAAATTATTTCTTAACTCCATGAGGATAGGAGAAAGTGATGAAGGCA GTAAAATAATCGAAGTGTTTCCTTCTGCACTAGCCCATCCTTGTCCTTGCTAA
- the LOC113335745 gene encoding mediator of RNA polymerase II transcription subunit 20a-like, producing the protein MPVKWLLYWQPNAGITVNTQILTEISQCVESSINGVKGGRWKSTLIFYRPITRDQSSQNDYPKDLLGVSLPEQPDKYYFVLRSHRIVFEADSNIQSIMEKAQSYKARIALTFEGFQYQLGDFQLKVGKVALTAHAENLRGIAMEVEYLPLSSLDKSRQVMEDFVDILQEIVSSRSLPGHFTHIEPNFSEYSLTDHYSSQHTSLQYATVMTQLLTTLRN; encoded by the exons ATGCCTGTCAAATG gttattatatTGGCAACCAAACGCAGGAATAACAGTGAATACTCAAATCCTTACTGAAATATCACAGTGTGTAGAAAGTAGTATTAATGGTGTTAAAGGTGGAAGATGGAAATCCACACTCATATTCTACAGGCCAATCACCAGAGATCAGAGTTCACAGAATGATTATCCAAAAGATTTGTTGGGTGTTTCATTACCAGAACAACCTGATAAGTATTACTTCGTATTGCGTTCTCATAGGATTGTCTTTGAAGCTGATTCTAATATTCAGTCCATTATGGAGAAAGCTCAATCTTATAAAGCTAGAATTGCACTTACATTCGAG GGGTTTCAGTACCAGCTCGGTGATTTCCAATTAAAGGTAGGAAAAGTTGCACTTACTGCTCATGCAGAAAATCTGAGGGGAATTGCTATGGAG GTGGAGTATCTTCCCCTTTCGTCGCTTGACAAATCCAGACAAGTCATGGAAGATTTTGTCGATATATTGCAAGAAATTGTTTCGTCGAGATCATTACCAGGTCACTTTACACATATCGAACCAAACTTTTCGGAATACAGCCTCACAGATCATTACAGTTCTCAACACACCTCACTTCAATATGCTACTGTAATGACTCAACTGCTAACTACACTAAGAAACTAG